TCGGCGTCATTACCGGGCGGGCGCTGTATGCCGGCACCCTGGATTTCCGGGCCGCCCTGAAGCTGGCCGTCGGTTAATTAATTCCACACGCCAAACCTTTTATGGCATATAATATTCTAAAATTAATTCAAAACTTAGAAATCGAGACTCGAACCTCGAAACTCGACCAGCTGCTCGCCTTGGTACAGCGACCGACCCGCTATCTAGGCAGTGAAATTAATGCCGTCCACAAAGACCCCCGGGCCGTCAGCCTACGGGTCGCCTTGCTTTTCCCTGATCTGTATGAGATCGGCATGTCGCACCTGGGGCTGGGACTGCTCTATCAGATTCTCAACCGTGAGCCAGACATCTGGGCGGAGCGGGCTTATGCTCCTGCCCCGGATCTGGAACAGCAACTCCGCGGTCGGCGTCTGTTGCTGGGCAGCCTGGAATCCGGCACCCCTCTGCGGCAGTTCGATCTGGTCGGGGTCAGCCTGATGTATGAGCTGGGATATACCAACCTTTTGACCTTGCTGGAACTGGGAGGTATCCCCTGGCTGGCCCAGGAACGCCGGGGAAGTGATCCGGTGGTCATCGCCGGCGGACCGGGCTGTTTCAATCCGGAACCGGTGGCCCCGTTTTTCGACGCCATGGTCATTGGCGAGGGCGAAGAAGTCATTCTGGAACTGGCGGCGTTGGTGCGGGCCTGGAAAGAGGCCAGGGCCGGGCGGGCAGAATTATGGGCCGCCCTGGAGGAACTGGAAGGGGTCTATGTCCCAGCCTTTTTCGATATGGATTATGATGCTCAGGGTTACCTGAGGCAGATCGTGCCCCGCGGTCGTCGGGACCGGATCAGCAAGCGTCTGATTACTGATCTCAATCAGTTGCCGCTCTTGACCCGTCCGATAGTCCCTTATAACCAGATTGTCCATGACCGTTTGAGTGTCGAGATTGCCCGAGGCTGTACCCGAGGCTGTCGCTTCTGCCAGGCCGGGATGATTTATCGGCCGGTGCGGGAGCGCACCCCGGAAGCGGTTCTGGAATGGATCGAACAGGCCCTGGCCGCTACCGGTTATGAAGAAGTGTCGTTATTATCTCTTAGCACCGGTGATTATGGCTGTATCAATCCATTGCTGACCACCCTGATGGACCGGCTGGAAAAACGGCGGGTGGCGGTCTCCTTGCCCTCGCTCAGGGCCGATACCTTAACCGCCGAGCTCATGAGCCAGATCAACCGGGTCCGCAAGACTGGCTTCACCATTGCCCCAGAGGCTGGCAGTCAGCGGTTGCGGCAGCAGCTTAACAAAAACCTGACCGACGCCGAGATTATCGATACGGCCCGCCAGGCCTTTGATCTGGGCTGGAATCTGATCAAGCTCTATTTTATGATCGGCTTTCCGATGGAGACCCAAGAGGACCTGGAGGGCATCGCCGCTTTGAGTCGCCAGGTGCTGGCCACCGGCAAGAACAGTAATAAATCCTGTCACCTGCACGTCAGCCTGAACACCATGATCCCCAAACCCCACACCCCGTTGCAATGGGAACGCCAGCTTTCTCTGGCAGAAAGTCGGGACCGTCTCAATCTGACCAAGAACTTGGTGCAAGGCAGGAGCATCGCAGTCAAGTGGAATCCGGCCACCCAGAGCTGGCTGGAGGGGATCATGGCGCGGGGGGACCGTCGCCTGGCCCGGGTGTTGATGCTGGCTCATGGTTTAGGCTGTCGATTAGATGCCTGGACCGAACATTTTCACCTGCCCCGCTGGCAGCAGGCCTTTCAAGCAGCCGGGGTTGACCCGGATTTCTATCTTCGGGAACGCCAGATGAATGAGCTGCTGCCCTGGGATCATATCGACAGCGACCTGCGGCGGGAATTTTTGGTAACAGAGCGCCAGCGCGCCTGGCAGGGCCAGCCAACCCCGGACTGTCGGGGAGACAACTGTCAGGATTGCGGCGTTTGCGACCTGGACCGGATCCGGCCGCGGATTTTTGCCGACGTCGAGGAATGGCCCAAACCAGCATCGGTGCCGAGGTTGGTGGCCAGCCAGCCGGTGCGTTACCGCCTGACCTATGCCAAGCTCCATGAAGCTCGCTGGTTCAGCCATCTGGAGTTGGTAAATATCTTTCATCGCAGCCTGCGGCGCTCTGGTCTGCCAATTAATTTTTCCCAGGGCTTTCACCCGTTGCCCCGGGTCTCTTTCTACAGTGCTTTACCGGTGGGAGTAGAAAGTCTGGAAGAAACTTTAGATCTGGAATTAACACATAACATCCCGGAGGCCACCCTGCTAACCAGGCTTAATGAGGTACTGCCGCCGAATCTGAATATTCTGACCGCGACCCGGTTGCTCCACAAGGCCCCCCGGCCGGACCGAGAGTTGAGTGTTTATAAGGTTACCAGCCCGGAGGCGATGTTTACTTGTCAGAAACTGGAACACTTCCTGGAGCAGCCCCAATGGTTGGTAACCCAGCACAAACCCAAAAAGACCCGCCAGATCGATGTTCGTCCTCTGGTGGCGGGCGTCCGCCTTCAGGATGACAGGCATCTGGAACTGGTGCTCCGGCATCGCGACCAGGGAAATCTTAAGGCTTCCGAGATCATCACGGCTATTTTTGCCCTGCCTGAGGAGACGACACGGCAATTAAGAATAGTTAAACTAAAAAGTTCCTGAGGATGGTCAAACCCTCCTATCTGGCCGCTATCCCAGAAGCTTACTACAATCTTTCAAGATGATAACAATGGCCAACGAACTGGTCATCAACATATCCCCCTTTGAGGGCCGGGCGGCGCTGATCGAAAACGGCAATGTGGTGGAAATCTACATCGAGCGAGATCATGGCGGTCATCTGATCGGCAATGTTTATAAAGGCCGGGTACTGAAGGTATTGCCTGGCATGGGAGCCGCCTTTGTGGATATCGGGCTGGAACGCTCCGCCTTTTTATATGTGGCGGATGTGGTAGAAGAGCGCTACGATGAGCTTTTCCCGGAATGGACCCAAGAGGCCGAAAACGATATCCGGATGTCAATTAATAGTCAGGTAACCTCATCCCCGGCCCATATCGAAGATCTGCTCCAGGAAGGCCAGGATGTTCTGGTCCAGGTGGCCCGACCGCCTCTGAGCGGCAAGGGTGCCCGCCTCACCTCCCACATCACTCTGCCCGGACATTATCTGGTTCTGATGCCCACTGTTAACCATATCGGGGTTTCTCGTCGCATCGGTGACGACGTTGAACGGGCCAGGCTCAAAGAGGTGCTGTTGGCCATTAAGCCTCCGGAATGTGGACTCATCGCCCGGACCGCCAGTGAAGGGGCCAGCCTGGAAAAATTGGCCGGCGAACTGGAGTTCCTCTGGCAATTGTGGAATAATCTCTTGAAGAAAAAGGAGACCGCCCCCACCCCGGCCTTATTACACCGGGAACTGGACATCAGCCTGCGGGTGGTGCGGGATCTATTTACCAAGGAAGTCGACCGCCTGATCGTCGATGATCTGGCGGTCTATGATAAGATTTGCTCTTTTTTGGAGACCTTTAATCCCCGCTTGAAATATTTTGTGGAATTGTATCAGGGAGAAGAGCCGCTATTTGAGGTTTACGGCATTGAGCACGAATTACAGCGGGCCCTTGGAAAAAAAGTCTGGCTCAAATCAGGAGGCTATATCATTATTGAGCCTACCGAGGCCTTGGTGGTCATCGATGTCAACACCGGGCGTTATGTGGGCAAACATAATCTGGAAGAGACTATACTGAAGACAAATCTGGAAGCCGTCAAGGAGATCGCTTATCAATTGCGGCTCCGCAATATCGGTGGCCTTATCGTCATCGACTTCATCGACATGGAGAAGGAAGCTAACCGGGAGAAGGTTTACAATGCCCTGCGGGACGCCCTGAAAAAGGACCGGGCCAAAACCAGCGTGCTGCGCATGTCGGAACTGGGATTGATCGAAATGACCCGGCAACGCACCCGGGAAAGCCTCCACCATCTATTGACTGAACCCTGCCCTTATTGCGATGAACAGGGCTTCATACGTTCTCGGATTACTGTCGCGTATGATATTTTAAGGGAATTAATGTCGGAAGCCGGGAGTCTGCTCGGAGGACATATTATGGTGGAGGTTCACCCTGAGGTGGCCAAGGTATTATTAGACGAGGGTGGCCAGACCCTGGAAAGTCTGGAACAACAATTTAACAAAACCATTACCGTGCGCAGCAATCCGGAATTACATCTGGAACAGTACGGACTTAGTGTACAAGATTCCTGACCAAGTCAATGCCTAACCCTACAGCTACAGATTCGGTCCTTCCCCCCATTATTTTGGGCACCGCCGGACATATTGATCATGGCAAAACCGCGCTGATCAAGGCCCTTACCGGAGTGGATACCGACCGCCTCAAAGAAGAGAAGCTACGCGGCATAACCATTGAGTTGGGATTTGCCTCCTTGACGCTGCCCAATGGTCAACTCCTGGGTATTGTTGATGTGCCCGGGCACGAGCGCTTTGTCCGGCACATGGTGGCCGGGGCCTCCGGCATGGACCTGGTGGCCCTGATTATCGCCGCGGACGAGGGGGTTATGCCCCAGACCCGGGAACACCTGGAGATCTGCCAGCTCCTCAAGGTCAGGCAGGGGCTGGTGGTGGTGACCAAAACCGATTTGGTGGACCAGGACTGGCTGGATCTGGTGGAGGAGGATATCCTTAAATTCCTGCGCGGGACTTTCCTGGAACATGCTCCATTAGTTCGGTTTTCAGCGGTCACCGGCCAGGGGCGGGATGATTTGTTGGCTACCCTGAGCCGCTTGAGTCAAACCGTGGGGTCCAAACCAGCTACCGGGATCTTTCGGTTGCCCATTGATCGAGTGTTCACTATAAAAGGTTTCGGCACCGTGGTGACCGGCACTGCGATTTCCGGAGTGCTTCGGGTCGGAGAAACAGTCATGATTTACCCTCCGGGGCTGAAGGCGCGGGTGCGCAATCTGCAGGTACATGGGGCCAATGTGGAAGAGGCGCGAGCTGGGGCACGTACCGCTATCAATCTCCAGGGGTTAGAAAAATCAATCCTGGAGCGGGGTATGGTGGTGGCTACCCCTGATTCTTTGCAGCCCAGCCGGCGTTTGGATGCTCGTCTAAAAGTTCTCTCCAGTGCTCCCCAGCCTGTGAAAAACCGCCAACGGATCCGGCTGCATACCGGCACCGACGAGCAGACGGCGCAGATAATCATCCTTTCCCAGGAGGAATTGAAACCTGGGGAAGGTGGCTTTGTGCAATTCCGCCTGACCCGGCCACTGGCTCTTAAGCCCGGCGATCGTTTGGTAATTCGCCGCTTATCTCCGGCGCTTACTTTAGGAGGGGGCCAAATTCTGCATGTTCGTCCTCCCCACCATCGGCGGTTTCAGCCCGCGGTGCTGGAGGGCCTGACACTTCTGGAAACCGGCTCGGAGGCCGATCAGCTGCGCTTTTACCTGCAGGAGGCCGGGATCAGCGGCCGTTCTGGCCAGGAACTGGCCCAAGTGATCAATTTTGATCTCCAGGCTCTGAACCGGATGCTTGCTCAACTGGGTCAACAGGGACAGATTATCCCTTATGATGCGGAAAGCCGGCGATATGTTCTGGCCACCTGGGTCCAACAATTAAAGGATCAGATCCAGCAGCAATTGCATGAGTTTCACCAGCGGCAGCCTTTAAAAATGGGTCTGCCCAAGGAAGAGTTGCGCCGCAAACTACCGCCTGCCATGGACGTCCGACTTTTTAATTATATTTTGCAGGAGTTAGAACGCCAGCAACTGGTGGTGGTCGATCGGGAGCTGGTCCGTCAGGCCAGTCATCGCATCGTTTTGGCCGAAGAGCAGGAAAACCTGCTCCAGCTTTTGGAAAACCTCTATCAACAAGGCGGCCTGACTCCGCCCACCCTGAAAGATACCCTGGCTGTTCTCCATACCGACCAGTCTCGGGCCCAGGAGTTAATCAATCTTCTCGTTGCCCAGGCCCGGCTAGTCAAGGTCAAAGAAGGGCTGTTTTTCCATCAACAGACCATGGCTGCCCTCAAACATACCCTGGTGTGCTACCTTAAAGACCGGGGGGAGATCAGCGTGCCCCAGTTCAAGGAACTGACCAGCACCAGCCGCAAGTATACCATTCCCTTGCTGGAATATTTCGACGCAACCAGGATCACGGTTCGGGTCGGGGACTTGCGGCGGCTGCGTGAGGGCGGCTGAATTCTGCCAAATTAGCGCAGACGATAGCTGCGATGCCGGGACCAGGGCACCGAAAACGGGACCAGCGGACTGGTCCGCCGGCGGAGTTGTAAAGATTTTCGGGGCTGTGAGGGCTGAGGGAATGAGTCTTCCTGGGGATGATAATAACGCCGGGCTATCGCAATTGTCCGTTTGATCTGCCGGATGCGATCGGCGTCTGTGGGGTGGGTGGACAGAAATTGCGGCGGCTGGGGTTTTCCTTTCTTAGATTTCAGCATCCGTTGCCAAAACTCCAGGGCCTGGGCCGGGTCATAGCCGGCTTTGGCCATCAGAATTAATCCTACCCGATCCGCTTCGTATTCCTGGGTCCGGCTGTAGGGCAAAAGAACCCCTACGGTGGCCCCCAGGCCATAAGCCTGTAATATGGCGTCAGCTAAATAAGGACTCTGTCCCTGTAGAGCCACGTTCAAGCCTATGCCGCCCAATTGCATCAACAATGATTGGCTTAAACGTTCCCCAGCATGGCGCAGGATGGCATGGGCGGCTTCATGGGCCAGAACCGTGGCCATGCCCCCCTCATCCTTAGTATATTTCAGGATTCCGGTAAACACTCCAACCTTGCCTCCGGGCAGGCAAAAGGCATTGGCCATCTTATCATCCTGATAGACTTTAAAATCCCAGCGAAAATCCGGCCGCGCGGCCGCCCGGGCGATGCGGTGTCCGACCTTTTGGACCAGGGCATTGATCTCCGGGTCTCGGCAAGAGGGATATTTGCGGCTGATATCCTGAAAGGCCCGGTAGCCTAAAGCATTTTCCTGTGATTCGGAGGTCAGCAGCAGTTGCCGTCGTCCGGTAAAGGGAGCTCGGGCGCAGGCTGATAGCAGGAAGAACAACGCTGCCAGTCCGGCAGCCAAGAATATCTTAATATTTACGCGTCTTCGTTCAACCATAAGTTAATTTAAAAATTAAAGCCTTAACCAGGAATTGTCAAGAAAGGGAGCAAAAGACAAAATCCTTGACGGCAAGAGCAGATTATGGTTTGTTTGATTCATGTCGGACTTGGGTTCTAAAATTTATATAGCAGTTATTGGCGGTGGTGAGGTGACATCCGACCTGGCGGGTTTGGCACGCGAGGTGGGCCAGGAGATCGCCCGCCAAGGAGCCATTCTGCTGTGTGGCGGTCTGGGCGGGGTCATGGCTGCCGCGGCCCGCGGGGTCCAGGAAGCCGGGGGAGTCAGCATCGGCATCCTGCCCGGGGCGGATCGACAGGCGGCCAATCCCTACCTGACCTATTCAATCGTCACCAATCTAGGTCACGCCCGCAATGTTTTACTGGCCCATAGCGCCGATGCCTTGATTGCGGTGGACGGCAGTTATGGCACCGTCTCAGAAGCGGCTATCTCCCTTAAATTGCGCAAACCGGTGATCACTCTAAAGGTTAACTGGGAATTACCCGGGTTAATTCCGGCCCGCAACCCCAAGGAAGCGGTATCTCTGGCCTTGCGCTCTATTAAAGTCTGATTGGGCGATTATTACTCCGAGCATTCAAGAGTTTAATTTGAGGGGAGGACTGGGGGACCGCCGGCCCCCTCTCCCAAGAACCGTTTTTTAAATCCCAATTCATTTATTTTATGACCTGAGTAATAACTCAGTCAAAGGCAAATCAATGGAAAGATCATGCCTTGGCGTACTTGGCGTGAAATAGCAAAACCAGGTTATGGGAGAAAGGGCCAAATCCACTGCCCGAGTTTTTGGGGTTAGCCGCCGGAAAGGGCACGATGCTGCCGAATTTTACCACTGTCGCCTTTATTATGATCACCATTGGAGCAGTCCCTCGGTTTGGCGGGAAAACCCCATTCCGCCGAGGTCCTTGAACCGCCGGTTCTGCAAACGGTCTCTGGCGCCGCCCGAGGCTCGCCTTAAAAACGCCCAGCCCCGATTGCCATTTTATACTGAATCATTTTTGAATTGATTTTAACAAAAAAGGGAGGGTTGGACCCTCCCTGGTGGTTCCAGATGGCTGAAGATATTTAAATTTCCAACCAGGAATCGGAAAACAACGACGTGCCCATAATACAACGCACGGTTTTGATGTAATGTTGGATGTCCTGAGGGTAGTCCGCCAATTTTAAAGGCTCTCCATCCATGGCTTTATAAATGGCCTCTACTGCCTCCGGCCGTTGTCCGGAGGTAAGGGCCGCCAACTCATCATCCTCAAAGTCGACAATCGCCGAATACATGCCATAACGCTGCAACATGACGATATAGGTTCGGTTGATGATGGGCCGCAGATGGTCGGGAACGCCATTGCTGGCATTCGACAGACCACAGGTGGATAAGGAGCCGGGGGCTATATCCGGCAGCATTTTCATAAATTCTAGGTTAGCCACCAATTGCTGTTGCTGAATGTTCAAAGGCGCTACAATCGGATCAAACCAAATATCTTCATTTTGGATATCGTATTCGGCGGCTTTGGCCAGGATATCAGCGGTCAACATCCCCCGTTCGTGTTCATCCCGAGGCATGCCCTCCGGGCCCCAGAGCAGGCCGATCATATAGGCGTCATATTTTCTGACCAGCGGCATCATGCCGTCCATGCGCTCCGGGCGAGCCATGATGGAGTTGATCAGAGCTTTCCCCTTGTGAACTTTAAGGCCGGCTTCCATCGCGGCGATGTTAGAAGTATCGAGAGCCAAAGGAATATCGGGAACTACCTCTTGGACCGTCTGGACGATCCAGGTCATTAACTCCTCCCCACCCTTGCGGGCCGGACCGATATTAACATCAATATAATCCACTCCTTTGGCGGCCTCGGCCTCGACCAACTCCTGGATGGGTTTTTTATCCCGATTCTTCATCGCCTCGCCGTATCGTTTGGTCACCACATTAAGGTTCTCACCGATGCGGATCAGACGCTGAGTCATATTTCTCTCCTTTCTTTGGAGAAGGATTGATTGAAGGAGGCCGGAAAGCCTCCTAATTTTAGGGTCTTCTCAAGTTATATTTGGCGGATTACAAATTCTTTAAGAAGGCAGGAATATGGGCCGCTTCCCGCGGTCCGATAAGAATCTTCCAATCCGGCAGTTCCTCTTCCAAATCTCCGCTAATGGCCGCAGCATAACCAGGGATGATCAGGGTGCGGGTCTTGGCCTTTTCGGTGATCCCAGATTTTTTGACAAACATACCGACCGCATCACCGACGAATTTACCCGCGGCCCAAGCGGTCATCACCGACAATCCTTCGGTGTCCATGATCAATAACCAGGTGGGCACCTTGCTGCCTTCGATCTCACCGGAGACAATAAAGTAAGTCAGCGCAAAATTGGTGGTAATGGCAATGGGCGAATTCTCATCCGGATTATTCAGTGGGTAGATTCCCTGAGTGACAATCATCGGCCGCTGCGGATCGGTATAGATGTTGAGCCGCTCCAGCAACAGGGGGAATACCGTATGAGGCGCAAAGTCTTTTAAGACCACAATCCCACCATATTTGGCAATAAACACCGCCGCATAAAGGGTTTCCTTCATAGGATCGTCGGTCATCTCACAGGGCAAGGTCACGGTCGGGAACCCAAAGGGCTTGAATTTGGCGGTCAGGGGAGCCCGTCGGATGACGATTTGGTCTTGTAAGGCCTGTTTCAAGGTCCGACTGCCAGAATCCAGGATCAGATCTTTGAGGCCCATCTCAGTTAGTTTGGAAGTTAAAGCGGCCAGATCATCATAGTTATCAGCCTTGGCAACTAAGGGTAAATCTAGTTCTTTGGCCAAGTTACCAAAGTCTTCGGCATTTTGGGGAGTGGCCGCGTAAAGAACGGGACGGCGTTCCTTTGCTACTTCAGCTCCCGCCTTTAACACCTCGGGCTTGTCGCTCATAAGCATCAGGGCGGCGTCGCTTTTCTCCATTACCTGCTTGACCAGTTCGGCAAACTTACCGGCATCGCCGCTCACATCTTTGACGGCAAACATCTCCGGACGCAGATTGAGGCCGACCCGCTCAAATTGGAGTTTGCTGAATTTGTCAATTTTAGCATCAACATCGCTGCTGCTCATATCGGTGGTAAGCAGTTCGGCCAGAAGAGTCGGGTTATAAAAGGTCTTATCGTGGCGAAACATCACCAGTTCGCCGCCGATGGTTTTTTCTGCGTCCTTCATGCCAATCTTTACCGGCCGGATGGGAGGCGCAGACGCCTCGGCCAGCTTTTCTTTGGCCTCTTCTGATACATAAGGACAGGCCGCCAGCTCCGCCTTACCCGAAGCCAGAGACATGGCAAAGGCTAGGCAGGTGGGGAAGCCACATTCCTTACAATTGGTTTTGGGAAGCATTTTGAAGATTTCAATTCCAGTTAACGCCATATCTTGTTCTCTCCTTATCCATGGCTAACAATTACGTTAAGGTTATTTGAAAAAAAAGTTTTTACCTCGTTCAGAATTGCCATTCTTAAGATAACCGCCCGGCTGGCGCAGTGCCGGGCGGTCATAAATTACAGGTCTAGATTTAGGCCAGGATGGATTCCATCTTCAAGGCCGGGTGGCCCTTTTCTTCCAGGTACGGATAGATTTCGTCTTCGGTGACGCCTACGGTTTCGTCGGCGATCATGTCGATTAGATTGGGGTACCCCAGCTCTTCGCCCCGCTTCCGCAAGCGTTCCCCGATTTCCTCTTTCAGGCTGGTAGGCATCCATACCATCCTTAACAGACCACCGTCACCCAGGATAAACTTGCGCTGGCAGATATTGTACTTGCTGTGGCCCACAAAGCCCGGGGTCACCTGTCCACCGCCAATCACGCCGGCCAGGGTGGTGAACTTCATGCCACAGGGGGTTTCACCGGTATAATCCCGGTTCACCGTCATGATGCCGTTACACATGGGCAGTACCGCGGCGATGCACTCGCAGCAGCCGCAAGTGGTCATGGGCTCATGGACGATGCTATAGAAGTTATAGCGCTCCACCGCCTGCCGGGAGGCCTTGTAAACGAAATCATTGACTCCCTTCCATTGCCCATATTTTTCGTCCAGGGTCTCGCCTTTCTCAATGGGCTGGTTGGGGCCGGTAGGATTGATCTCGTAAGAGGCCTTGCAGTCCATCCAGTTATAAGCGCCACACAGGCCGGTCCGTTCCGGGCTGATGACGCAGACGTGACTGGGCGCAAACGACTGGCACAGGGTGCAGGAGTAATAGATTTCGGTGGTCTCGTCGGTCATACCCTCGATCCGGGCATCACGTTCGGCATAGATTTTCCGGGCCTGTTCGGTGATCTCTTTGACTTTGTCTTCCTCAGTATAGATCTTCACCTGGCATTTATCAAAGATAGCCCCGAAGTCCTGATGGTACTTGGCATGCAGCAGGGCGCCGATATGTTTCAGCTCAAAGCCTTTTTCGATCGCTGCCTTGCCAAAGCGATACCAGGCAATATCCCGCTGGCCGATATGCATGACGCCTTGGGCATAGTTGACCAGGTGGTGAATCTGGCGTTCCAGGATGGGCTCAAAGTCGGGCTGCATGGCACGCCCGGCGACTTCTACCACCACTGCCATAGGCAGACGGGAACCTTCCTTGATATCCTTAACATCCGGGCCGATGACCTCGATTTTGCCGTCCTCGACCTCGTCCATGCGTTTGGAGGTGACCAATTCCACGGCCTGCGTCTTGCCGCCACCGCACTCCAGGTAGAGATCGCCCTTGCGCACCCGCTCACCCTCGAAGGCCGGGCCATAGGACACCGGCACTGGCACCTCGGTAATAGTAACCTTCAGACCGCGCACTTCGATGGACTTGGACGCCAGCTCCTTCATGGGGACGTTGCTGACCACGTGCTCATAGGTACATATTCCGGTAGGTAAAATCTCCGGAATGTCCTGGTTGGTAATGGTGGGGAAACCCCAGTTGATGGCCCCGGCCGCATTGGCGTACCATTCGTCCGGAATTTCCGACACCGCATTGATAAAGGCGAAAATCCGGTCTTTGTTGTATAACAGGTTGCGGAGGGCCTGGCCTTTCTTCAAGCCACCAAAGGACAACGCCGCCCGGCAGGCAAATCCCAGAGCAAAGACCGCGGCGGAGATTTCCGGTCCGAAGGGCACGATCCGGGTGGGCCAGCCGATCTGCACGCCGCCTTCCAGCAGCTGTTCGGCTACCGAGGTCTTGCCCTCGATATCCCGGGCCGCTAAGAAGATGTAGAGGTTTTTGGTCTGGTATTCATGGACCAGGTCAACTGCCTCTTGTACCGAGGGCGCGGCCCCGACAATGGCGGCAAATCCCGGAGCAGAACCATCCACGAATTCGATACCGCGTTTCCGCATGATGACGTCATCCGCAGGGCCGGCCCAGATTTTTTCAGCGCCTTTTTCGATCAGATCT
The window above is part of the Deltaproteobacteria bacterium genome. Proteins encoded here:
- a CDS encoding TIGR03960 family B12-binding radical SAM protein, translated to MAYNILKLIQNLEIETRTSKLDQLLALVQRPTRYLGSEINAVHKDPRAVSLRVALLFPDLYEIGMSHLGLGLLYQILNREPDIWAERAYAPAPDLEQQLRGRRLLLGSLESGTPLRQFDLVGVSLMYELGYTNLLTLLELGGIPWLAQERRGSDPVVIAGGPGCFNPEPVAPFFDAMVIGEGEEVILELAALVRAWKEARAGRAELWAALEELEGVYVPAFFDMDYDAQGYLRQIVPRGRRDRISKRLITDLNQLPLLTRPIVPYNQIVHDRLSVEIARGCTRGCRFCQAGMIYRPVRERTPEAVLEWIEQALAATGYEEVSLLSLSTGDYGCINPLLTTLMDRLEKRRVAVSLPSLRADTLTAELMSQINRVRKTGFTIAPEAGSQRLRQQLNKNLTDAEIIDTARQAFDLGWNLIKLYFMIGFPMETQEDLEGIAALSRQVLATGKNSNKSCHLHVSLNTMIPKPHTPLQWERQLSLAESRDRLNLTKNLVQGRSIAVKWNPATQSWLEGIMARGDRRLARVLMLAHGLGCRLDAWTEHFHLPRWQQAFQAAGVDPDFYLRERQMNELLPWDHIDSDLRREFLVTERQRAWQGQPTPDCRGDNCQDCGVCDLDRIRPRIFADVEEWPKPASVPRLVASQPVRYRLTYAKLHEARWFSHLELVNIFHRSLRRSGLPINFSQGFHPLPRVSFYSALPVGVESLEETLDLELTHNIPEATLLTRLNEVLPPNLNILTATRLLHKAPRPDRELSVYKVTSPEAMFTCQKLEHFLEQPQWLVTQHKPKKTRQIDVRPLVAGVRLQDDRHLELVLRHRDQGNLKASEIITAIFALPEETTRQLRIVKLKSS
- a CDS encoding Rne/Rng family ribonuclease, giving the protein MANELVINISPFEGRAALIENGNVVEIYIERDHGGHLIGNVYKGRVLKVLPGMGAAFVDIGLERSAFLYVADVVEERYDELFPEWTQEAENDIRMSINSQVTSSPAHIEDLLQEGQDVLVQVARPPLSGKGARLTSHITLPGHYLVLMPTVNHIGVSRRIGDDVERARLKEVLLAIKPPECGLIARTASEGASLEKLAGELEFLWQLWNNLLKKKETAPTPALLHRELDISLRVVRDLFTKEVDRLIVDDLAVYDKICSFLETFNPRLKYFVELYQGEEPLFEVYGIEHELQRALGKKVWLKSGGYIIIEPTEALVVIDVNTGRYVGKHNLEETILKTNLEAVKEIAYQLRLRNIGGLIVIDFIDMEKEANREKVYNALRDALKKDRAKTSVLRMSELGLIEMTRQRTRESLHHLLTEPCPYCDEQGFIRSRITVAYDILRELMSEAGSLLGGHIMVEVHPEVAKVLLDEGGQTLESLEQQFNKTITVRSNPELHLEQYGLSVQDS
- the selB gene encoding selenocysteine-specific translation elongation factor; this translates as MPNPTATDSVLPPIILGTAGHIDHGKTALIKALTGVDTDRLKEEKLRGITIELGFASLTLPNGQLLGIVDVPGHERFVRHMVAGASGMDLVALIIAADEGVMPQTREHLEICQLLKVRQGLVVVTKTDLVDQDWLDLVEEDILKFLRGTFLEHAPLVRFSAVTGQGRDDLLATLSRLSQTVGSKPATGIFRLPIDRVFTIKGFGTVVTGTAISGVLRVGETVMIYPPGLKARVRNLQVHGANVEEARAGARTAINLQGLEKSILERGMVVATPDSLQPSRRLDARLKVLSSAPQPVKNRQRIRLHTGTDEQTAQIIILSQEELKPGEGGFVQFRLTRPLALKPGDRLVIRRLSPALTLGGGQILHVRPPHHRRFQPAVLEGLTLLETGSEADQLRFYLQEAGISGRSGQELAQVINFDLQALNRMLAQLGQQGQIIPYDAESRRYVLATWVQQLKDQIQQQLHEFHQRQPLKMGLPKEELRRKLPPAMDVRLFNYILQELERQQLVVVDRELVRQASHRIVLAEEQENLLQLLENLYQQGGLTPPTLKDTLAVLHTDQSRAQELINLLVAQARLVKVKEGLFFHQQTMAALKHTLVCYLKDRGEISVPQFKELTSTSRKYTIPLLEYFDATRITVRVGDLRRLREGG
- a CDS encoding M48 family metallopeptidase; translated protein: MVERRRVNIKIFLAAGLAALFFLLSACARAPFTGRRQLLLTSESQENALGYRAFQDISRKYPSCRDPEINALVQKVGHRIARAAARPDFRWDFKVYQDDKMANAFCLPGGKVGVFTGILKYTKDEGGMATVLAHEAAHAILRHAGERLSQSLLMQLGGIGLNVALQGQSPYLADAILQAYGLGATVGVLLPYSRTQEYEADRVGLILMAKAGYDPAQALEFWQRMLKSKKGKPQPPQFLSTHPTDADRIRQIKRTIAIARRYYHPQEDSFPQPSQPRKSLQLRRRTSPLVPFSVPWSRHRSYRLR
- a CDS encoding TIGR00725 family protein gives rise to the protein MSDLGSKIYIAVIGGGEVTSDLAGLAREVGQEIARQGAILLCGGLGGVMAAAARGVQEAGGVSIGILPGADRQAANPYLTYSIVTNLGHARNVLLAHSADALIAVDGSYGTVSEAAISLKLRKPVITLKVNWELPGLIPARNPKEAVSLALRSIKV
- a CDS encoding dihydropteroate synthase, with the translated sequence MTQRLIRIGENLNVVTKRYGEAMKNRDKKPIQELVEAEAAKGVDYIDVNIGPARKGGEELMTWIVQTVQEVVPDIPLALDTSNIAAMEAGLKVHKGKALINSIMARPERMDGMMPLVRKYDAYMIGLLWGPEGMPRDEHERGMLTADILAKAAEYDIQNEDIWFDPIVAPLNIQQQQLVANLEFMKMLPDIAPGSLSTCGLSNASNGVPDHLRPIINRTYIVMLQRYGMYSAIVDFEDDELAALTSGQRPEAVEAIYKAMDGEPLKLADYPQDIQHYIKTVRCIMGTSLFSDSWLEI